The DNA sequence GGATCCCTCTCTGCCCATCCGTGGCCGCTATCTGGCGCTGCGCCTCTCGTCCCAGCCCGGCGATCCGCACTTCGTCGAGACGAACGACAAGCGCGTTCTGTTCTTCGTGCCGGAGTACAGCACGTCGATCGAGCAGCGGCGCAATGCCGAGATCTGGGCCGAAGTCACCATTCCCCACAAAGGTCCGCCGAGGCCCATCCGCCTGGGCGTGAAGCAGGACGGACAGATCGTGCCCGTCGACATCAACTGATAGAGGTTCCCATGAAGACCGGCGTCGAAACCCTGGCGCTCACGCGCCCCGCGACTCGTGTGCAAAACCAGGCGGGCCTTCTGGCCGTGGGCTGCCTGCTGGCTATCACCATCACGGGACTGCTTTGGCTGCCGCCACTCCAACAGGATCCCGGCTACCATCAGTTCGCCGACCACCGGACGATCCTCGGCATCCCGAACTTCTGGAACGTCCTCTCGAATCTCCCGTTCCTGGCTGTGGCGGCCCTGGGCGCCTGGGTCCTGCGGCGCAAACCGGTCTTCACGGAGACCTGGGAACGAACCGCCCATTGGTTGGTGGTCACCGGAGCAGCCGCCATTGCCCTGGGCTCGGGCTACTACCACTGGGCTCCGGACTCCGCGACGCTCTTCTGGGATCGTCTGCCCATGACCCTGGTCTTCATGTCGATCCTAGCCATCACTCTGGGCGAACGCGTCAGCCTTCCGTCGGGCAGCCGGGCGCTCGCGCCCCTCATCGCCCTGGGCGTCTTTTCGGTCCTCAACTGGCGCTGGACTGGCGACCTGCGGCTCTATGGCGCGGTGCAGTTCTTTCCCATGGTGGCGCTGCCGCTGCTCCTCATGCTCTGCCCGCCGCGCTACTCGAGGCAGTCCGGAATCTGGTGGATGATCGCGCTCTACGTCGTCGCCAAACTGCTGGAGTTCAACGATAGGGCCTTGGCACCCTATCTGCTTGGCGGCGGGCACCCCTGGAAGCATCTGGCCGCGGCTTTGGCGCTGATGGCTTACTTCGTCTCGGTGGCCCGCCGCGCCGCGGCTACGCCAACCGCTTAGCCGCGGTCTTGGGCTCGGGTTTCTCCATCACGTCCACATGCGCCGCGTCCAGGAAGAGCTTCAGACGGGTCGCCCAGCCGTCGTCCAGGTCCCGCAGCTTGCGGTACTCCGCGACGGCCCCGTCGCGGTCGCCGCCCAGCAGCAATGAGAAGCCCAGGTAGTAATGCGCTGGAGGGAACAGCGGATCCAGTTCCACCGCCTTCTTGTAGCACGCCAGTTTGGCCTTCCCGTGCCCGTTCTTGCCCTGCGCGAAGCCCAGGTGATACCAGGCCCGGGCGTTCTGCGGGTCCTGGTCCACGGCCTTCTGGAAGTAGAACAGCGCGCCGTCGAAGTCCTCCATCCACAGATAGCCCATGGCGCGCTGGTAGGACTCCTCCTTGGGCAGGTCGTGGCTCCGATTCCACTCTGGCACCGACATCCGGGCCGTCTGCGAAATCGCATCAAAACGGGCCAAAGGCACGGCAAACGCCGTGTTCCGGCCATCCACCATCCGCGTGGCATGCCATCCGGAGAGCAACCCGTGCTCGTCATATAGCGGTTCACTGTCCGGATCCTGGGGGCCGCCGCAGTCCAGCCGCGAAATGATGCCGAACCCTCCGGCTTCCTTCGTGTTTTCGATGTTCGCTTCGTGGTGCCGCATTCTCACGTGCCGCGACATCGTCGTGGCCGGATCCGGTCCGTTGGGCGCCTGCGCACCCACGAACACCTCCAGCACTCCGGCATCGGCGTCGTCGGCCGTTACCCAGAGCACCGGATGCATCCGCCCGCCTTCGTCCAGAATGTGGGCGCTGGCCGCCCCAAAAAGAGCTTGCCGAGGTACGAGGGCAAATCCGCCTCGGCGCATCACCGCCGGTGCCTGTTTTAGGAAGTTGCCGGTTGCGTCATGTGTCAGGAGCACTGTCTCAGCCTGCAGGCCGGCCATCGCCCCGCAGAGGAGCGCCCCAAGTGTCAGCCAATGAGACCGTTTCATCGTCAGTTCCAGACGCGCCGCTATGGCGGCCCGTTGCAGTCATTTTCCACCATCATCGGGGCAGCCACAATGCATGCACCCCATCTTGTATGAGATTGTGGGAGTCTGATTTCTATGGAACGCTGGTGGCCCTTTGCCCTGACCATCCTCATTCTGGTACTGGACCGGGCCAGTAAGCACCTCATC is a window from the uncultured Paludibaculum sp. genome containing:
- a CDS encoding tetratricopeptide repeat protein, with the translated sequence MKRSHWLTLGALLCGAMAGLQAETVLLTHDATGNFLKQAPAVMRRGGFALVPRQALFGAASAHILDEGGRMHPVLWVTADDADAGVLEVFVGAQAPNGPDPATTMSRHVRMRHHEANIENTKEAGGFGIISRLDCGGPQDPDSEPLYDEHGLLSGWHATRMVDGRNTAFAVPLARFDAISQTARMSVPEWNRSHDLPKEESYQRAMGYLWMEDFDGALFYFQKAVDQDPQNARAWYHLGFAQGKNGHGKAKLACYKKAVELDPLFPPAHYYLGFSLLLGGDRDGAVAEYRKLRDLDDGWATRLKLFLDAAHVDVMEKPEPKTAAKRLA